A single genomic interval of Camelina sativa cultivar DH55 chromosome 11, Cs, whole genome shotgun sequence harbors:
- the LOC104725493 gene encoding non-lysosomal glucosylceramidase-like isoform X3, with protein sequence MLYTQGPGQCEPDPELRIVCRQVSPFIPHNYKESSFPVSVFTFTLHNLGDTTADATLLFTWANSVGGDSEFSGGHYNSKIMMNDGVQGVLLHHKTAIGLPSLSYAISAQSTDGVSVSTCPFFIVSGKQNGITAKDMWQVIKENGSFDNFEASEVSMPSEHGSSIGAAVAASATVPPGESRIVTFSLAWDCPEVQFPSGKIYSRRYSKFYGNHGDAAAQIAYDAILGHSQWESWIEAWQRPILEDKRLPEWYPITLFNELYYLNSGGTVWTDGSSPVHSLAGVREKKFSLDKSQLGLKNDTTDVPRQNDTAISVLEKMSSTLEELHASTASNSAFGTKLLEEGEENIGHFLYLEGVEYRMWNTYDVHFYSSFALVMLFPKLELSIQRDFAAAVMLHDPTKVKTLTEGQWVQRKVLGAVPHDLGINDPWFEVNGYNLHNTDRWKDLNPKFVLQVYRDMVATGDKKFATAVWPSVYVAMAYMAQFDKDGDGMIENEGFPDQTYDTWSASGVSAYSGGLWVAALQAASALARVVDDKNSQDYFWKKFQKAKVVYEKQLWNGSYFNYDNSGSPYSSSIQADQLAGQWYARASGLLPIVDEDKARTALEKVYNFNVMKIKDGKRGAVNGMHPSGKVDTASMQSREIWSGVTYALSATMIQEGLVDMAFQTASGVYEAAWSEGGLGYSFQTPEAWNTNDEYRSLTYMRPLAIWAMQWALTKTSKEQQQLGLEPEQEPEPNSLMKHDIGFSRVSRLLNLPNEASPKSTLQTLFDYTCRRIMS encoded by the exons CTTCATAATCTCGGAGACACTACTGCGGATGCGACATTGCTCTTCACTTGGGCG aatTCTGTTGGAGGAGATTCAGAGTTCTCAGGTGGCCACTACAACTCCAAGataat GATGAATGATGGAGTCCAGGGTGTGCTTTTACACCATAA AACAGCAATCGGATTACCATCACTGTCATATGCGATTTCGGCTCAGTCCACCGATGGTGTTAGTGTGTCAACCTGCCCATTTTTCATAGTATCTGGAAAACAGAATGGAATCACAGCAAAAGATATGTGGCAAGTTATTAAAGAG AATGGTTCTTTTGATAACTTTGAGGCTTCTGAGGTGTCGATGCCGTCGGAGCACGGGTCATCGATTGGGGCAGCAGTAGCAGCCTCTGCAACAGTCCCACCGGGAGAGTCACGCATTGTCACATTTTCTCTGGCTTGGGACTGCCCTGAAGTGCAGTTTCCAAGTGGTAAAATATATTCTCG GCGTTACTCAAAGTTTTACGGAAATCATGGTGATGCTGCAGCACAAATTGCATATGATGCTATTCTTG GACATAGTCAATGGGAGTCCTGGATAGAAGCATGGCAAAGACCAATACTTGAAGACAAAAGGCTGCCTGAATG GTACCCTATCACTCTATTCAACGAGCTTTATTACCTTAATTCAGGAGGAACTGTTTGGACAG ATGGATCATCCCCAGTACATAGCTTGGCAGGAGTCAGAGAAAAGAAGTTCTCACTTGATAAGTCCCAACTCGGTCTAAAGAACGATACTACTGATGTACCGCGGCAGAATGATACAGCTATCTCTGTCCTTGAGAAAATGTCATCTACACTTGAGGAACTTCATGCATCAACAGCATCAAACTCTGCATTTGGCACTAAACTActggaagaaggagaagagaacatTGGGCACTTCCTTTACCTAGAAGGGGTTGAATATCGTATGTGGAACACCTATGATGTTCATTTCTATTCATCTTTTGCACTAGTGATGCTGTTTCCAAAACTGGAACTTAGTATCCAGAGAGACTTTGCTGCTGCGGTGATGCTACACGATCCCACTAAAGTTAAAACTCTTACTGAGGGACAATGGGTTCAGAGGAAGGTTCTTGGTGCAGTTCCTCATGACTTAG GCATCAATGACCCTTGGTTTGAAGTCAATGGTTATAACCTTCACAATACAGATCGGTGGAAAGATTTGAACCCCAAGTTCGTCCTCCAAGTGTACCGGGATATGGTTGCTACAGGTGACAAGAAGTTTGCAACAGCTGTCTGGCCCTCAGTGTATGTTGCAATGGCATATATGGCTCAGTTTGACAAAGATGGCGATGGAATGATTGAGAACGAAGGATTTCCAGATCAGACTTACGATACATGGTCCGCGTCTGGTGTAAGCGCATACTCTGGTGGACTTTGGGTGGCTGCACTGCAAGCTGCATCAGCATTGGCACGCGTAGTTGATGACAAGAACTCTCAGGACTATTTCTGGAAAAAGTTTCAGAAAGCAAAAGTTGTATATGAGAAACAGTTGTGGAATGGTTCATATTTTAACTATGACAATAGTGGAAGTCCGTATAGCTCATCTATCCAAGCTGATCAACTAGCTGGTCAATG GTACGCGAGAGCATCAGGCCTTTTGCCTATTGTAGATGAAGACAAGGCAAGAACAGCTTTGGAGAAAGTTTACAACTTCAATGTGATGAAGATTAAAGATGGGAAACGTGGGGCTGTAAACGGTATGCATCCCAGTGGGAAAGTTGATACAGCGTCTATGCAATCACGAGAGATATGGTCCGGTGTTACATATGCTCTTTCTGCTACAATGATCCAAGAAGGTCTAGTTGATATGGCGTTTCAGACTGCAAGTGGCGTTTATGAAGCTGCTTGGTCTGAAGGCGGACTTGG TTACTCGTTTCAGACGCCTGAAGCTTGGAACACGAATGATGAGTATAGATCACTGACTTACATGCGTCCCCTTGCAATATGGGCTATGCAATGGGCACTAACAAAAACAAGTAAAGAACAGCAACAACTTGGTCTTGAACCAGAACAAGAACCAGAGCCTAACTCTTTAATGAAACATGATATCGGTTTCTCTCGGGTTTCTAGGCTTCTGAATCTACCTAATGAAGCATCTCCCAAAAGCACACTCCAGACTTTGTTCGACTATACTTGCCGGAGAATTATGTCTTAG